From the genome of Lotus japonicus ecotype B-129 chromosome 6, LjGifu_v1.2, one region includes:
- the LOC130724073 gene encoding E3 ubiquitin-protein ligase ATL41-like → MGSEDKHGEESVSIGLKLMLIAAFSLFGMILFIIFLHFCAIHLIRRRQRRRRIDYLLHYINTQIGPVDVSSVLEAPYHGLDPLILASLPKLLYKQTEQFNQGEEATECSVCLGTIVGDETIRVLPNCKHIFHVDCVDKWFNANTTCPICRAVAEPKVQSGHGNLGMRVQAQPTAPPVEGGDEPHDCDDLEKVGCSGLRIGSLDRMVSSKERSLRRTQSTNESAIDDIEKH, encoded by the coding sequence ATGGGGTCTGAAGACAAACATGGTGAAGAATCAGTAAGTATAGGCCTTAAACTCATGCTGATTGCAGCTTTCTCTTTGTTTGGGATGATCTTGTTCATTATCTTTCTCCATTTTTGTGCAATACATCTCATAAGACGCCGACAGAGAAGACGCCGAATTGACTACCTTCTTCATTACATCAACACACAAATTGGACCAGTTGATGTGAGTTCAGTTCTTGAGGCACCCTATCATGGCCTTGACCCTTTGATCCTAGCCTCTTTGCCTAAACTCTTGTACAAGCAAACAGAGCAGTTCAACCAAGGTGAAGAAGCTACAGAGTGCTCTGTTTGCTTAGGCACTATTGTGGGAGATGAAACTATAAGGGTGCTGCCAAATTGTAAGCACATTTTTCatgttgattgtgttgataAATGGTTTAATGCTAACACCACATGCCCAATTTGCCGTGCTGTGGCTGAACCCAAAGTCCAGTCAGGGCATGGTAATTTGGGCATGAGGGTCCAAGCACAACCCACAGCACCACCTGTAGAGGGTGGTGATGAGCCACATGATTGTGATGATTTGGAGAAAGTGGGTTGTTCAGGGTTGAGAATAGGATCTCTTGATAGAATGGTTAGTAGCAAGGAAAGGTCATTGAGAAGGACTCAGAGCACTAATGAGTCTGCCATAGATGATATAGAAAAACACTAA
- the LOC130724561 gene encoding uncharacterized protein LOC130724561: protein MITSHHITTHISTNMCSNTGSSSACGCGGGNGGVGNSGGATMWSSSLKKQQQQQQKRPRVPKRGPGVAELEKILREQEVTTIDSIKDKPNGNGEGFPSSCFIPHHSTTHFSSPSLKSHSLPPPPTSPGPASSNLPPHVPRFDHLGQITPPTMTSIYGNGGSSGRNVGGSGLVSSEQELFPMNLSSCKSMPNLNEGLDGSQSDSGNSPSRNEPNPVWPYSAKRNNHYPPPAMNQLLRNGTRSSSGSLPIGLNNHVEPPSNQSSYYNYTSRAQEEHMMAGLKRSHSSPLDNSLLPPSNFQVLPSFSHCNKPHQSSTNGSHGAGGFNSAEGYSDKKWGSTLELSNRRFNSDIVRPGHANFPPFSAPEVTPPPMHLFQGVLSKGNVLPCQVTEDKIMEYSYQHPEPDHKPFYDFLQVKGPEDATETTHGPNHGGREAGRGGIDLNLKL from the exons ATGATCACATCACATCACATCACCACCCACATTTCAACCAATATGTGCAGCAATACTGGCAGCAGCAGTGCctgtggttgtggtggtggtaatGGTGGTGTAGGAAATAGTGGTGGTGCTACCATGTGGAGTTCTAGCttgaagaagcagcagcagcaacaacaaaaaaggCCAAGAGTCCCTAAAAGAGGGCCTGGAGTGGCTGAACTTGAGAAGATCTTGAGAGAGCAAGAAGTCACCACCATAGACAGCATCAAAGACAAGCCAAATGGAAATGGTGAAGGGTTTCCATCATCATGTTTCATCCCCCACCATTCAACAACTCATTTCTCTTCACCATCTTTGAAATCTCattcactgccaccaccaccaacttcCCCTGGCCCTGCATCTAGCAATTTGCCACCACATGTGCCAAGATTTGATCATTTAGGCCAAATTACACCACCAACCATGACATCTATCTATGGTAATGGTGGATCATCAGGAAGAAATGTTGGTGGATCTGGCTTGGTTTCTTCAGAGCAGGAACTGTTTCCCATGAATCTGAGTTCATGCAAGTCCATGCCCAATCTTAATGAAGGATTGGATGGAAGCCAATCAGATTCTGGCAATTCCCCATCAAGGAATGAACCAAATCCTGTTTGGCCTTACTCTGCGAAGAGAAACAATCACTATCCACCTCCCGCG ATGAATCAACTTCTACGGAATGGTACTCGGTCTTCTTCGGGATCACTGCCAATTGGACTGAACAATCATGTAGAGCCCCCTTCAAACCAAAGTTCATATTACAACTACACATCTAGGGCACAAGAGGAACATATG ATGGCTGGCTTGAAGAGGTCTCACTCTTCACCCTTGGATAACTCTCTGCTTCCGCCATCTAACTTTCAAGTTCTTCCAAGCTTCTCACACTGTAATAAACCACACCAATCATCCACAAATGGCAGTCATGGTGCAGGTGGTTTCAATTCCGCCGAGGGCTACAG TGATAAGAAATGGGGAAGCACTTTGGAGCTCAGCAATAGAAGGTTCAATTCTGATATTGTGAGGCCTGGTCATGCAAACTTCCCACCATTTTCTGCTCCTGAAGTTACTCCACCTCCTATGCATTTGTTTCAAGGTGTTCTTTCCAAAGGGAATGTGCTCCCTTGCCAAGTTACTGAA GATAAAATAATGGAGTACTCATACCAACACCCAGAACCAGACCATAAACCTTTCTATGACTTCTTACAAGTGAAGGGCCCTGAGGATGCGACAGAGACAACTCATGGCCCAAATCACGGAGGACGTGAAGCAGGAAGGGGTGGCATTGATCTCAACCTGAAGCTATGA